TGTCCGGGGAGATCGGGAACGACCGGCTGCGGGTCAGCATCGAGGACGACGCGCCGCCGTTCGACCCCGCCGGGTACGATCCCGCGCCGCGGCTGGCACTGCCGCCCGCCCAGCGCGACATAGGCGGTTACGGGCTGCTCCTCGCCATGGGCAAGGTGGACGAGTTCCACTACGAATACGTCGGCGGACGCAACCGCAACACCCTGATCATGCGACTGCTTGGAGGCGAGAATGCCGACGGCCCTGGTGGTTGCCGAACCGGCTAACCCCATGTCCCAGGCGGTGCTCGAACTCGACGGGGCGCTGCGCGAAGAGGGCTTCGACGTCCAGCTCGCCGTACCGGACGACCTGGTCCTGCGCCACCCGCACCCCGACCTGCTGCTGATCTCGGCGGCGCTCGGGCTGCAGCGGATGGCGCTGGTCAGCCAGCGGTTCCTGGTCGACGGGCGGATGCCCACGATCGTGGCCTTTCCCGACGACGACATCGCCGCGCTGGAGGAGTGCGTACGCGGCGGGTTCGACTACGTGACCCGCCCCTTCCTGCCCGGCCTGCTGCGCAGCAGGGCGAACTCCTGCTGGGAACGCTGGCAGCTCAGCACCACGGTGGAGGAGATGGCGGCGCTGGCCAGCCTGCGGGAGTACGAGCGTGAGCTGCGCATCGCCCGCGACATCCAGGCCGGGTTCCTGCCGGAGTCGCTGCCGATGCTGGACGGCTGGGAGATCGCGGCCAGCTTCCGGCCGGCCCGGCAGGTGGCCGGCGACTTCTACGACGTGTTCACCCTCGTCAACGGGCGCCGGCTGGCGCTGGTGGTGGCCGACGTGTGCGACAAGGGCGTGGGGGCCGCGCTGTTCATGGCGCTGATCAGGACGCTGCTGCGGCACACGGCCGAGCACACCGGGTTCGTCCAGGACGTCAGCGACGACGCCGCCGTGGCGCTGGACGGCTCGCCGGGAGAGTCCGCGCTGCCCCTGCTGTCGCTGGGGGCGGGGCCGCTGATCCAGGCGGTGGTCGGGACCAACCGGTACATGGCCCGCAACCACATCAAGCAGGCATATTTCGCGACGATGTTCTTCGGGGTGCTGGATCCGTACTCCGGGGACCTGGTCTACATCAACGGCGGGCACAATCCGCCCATCGTGGTGCACGCCGACGGCCGCCAGACGATGCTGCCGCCGACGGGGCCCGCGGTCGGGATCCTGGCCGACAGCTCCTACACGCTGGGGCACGTGCAGCTCGGCCCCGGTGACGCGCTGTTCGCCTACACCGACGGGGTGGTCGAGGCCAGGAACGCCGCCCACGGCCTGTTCGGCACCCCCCGGCTCCAGGACGTGCTGGCCGGGGCCGGGGCGCACGCCCCCGGCCTGCTCTCGGCGGTCGACTCCTCGGTGCGCACGTTCGTGGGCGCCGCCGAGCAGTCCGACGACATCACCACCCTCGCGCTGAGCAGGAACCCGTCCTGAGACACCCGGCCCGGACCACGGCGGCCAGCCGTGGTCCGGGCTTGTCAGGTGGCGAGCATCGGCATGGCGACGGCGGTCCGGGCTTGTCAGGCGGCGACCATCGACATGGCGACGGCGACGTCCCAGCCGGAGGCGGGCTCCCCACCGTGGAAGCCGGCCGCCAGCAGCGTCGCCTCGCCCGCCCGGCCCGCCAGCAGCAGCGCGTCGATCAGGTACGCCGTCAGATGCGCCGCCAGCCAGGGCGGCCCCGACTCCGTCCCTCCGGCGGTGAGCGCGAGCGCGCGCCGCAGGTGGAAGACCGCCTCGTCGGGCCGGGTCCGGAGGCGGGCCATGGCCTGCGCCGCGTGCACGAACAGGGCGGTCTCCCTGTCGGTGCGCGTGATCGCGCCGACGTCGTCGGCGGAGCGGCCGCTCAACGCCATGATCCAGGCCCGGTAGGCGAGCAGCAGCGGCCGCTGCGCCGGCCCGGCGGCCACCGCGGCACGCAGCAGGAACTCGGCGGCGGCCTCCGGCCGGCCCTGCCCGCAGGCGAGGTTGACCGCGCGGGCGAGCGCCAGGTGCGGCGTGCTCTCCACCACTCCCTCGGGCAGCGAGTCCAGGAACGACATGCTGTCGCGCCCCCTGCCGCGCAGCAGCAGCAGGTGCGCCAGCGGCACCGAGACGGTGTGCCCCTCGCCGCACCACGCCGCCGCCTTGCACAGCTCGAAGGCCCGGTCGAAGGCCAGCGCCGCCCAGGCGTCCCAGGTCGCCTTCACCAGATGCGGGGTGGCCGCGGACGGGTCCATCGGCGGCTGCCACTCGGTGGCGCACTGGAACTCCCACCCGGCGGCGCCCCGGGTCAGGCGTTCGGTGAGCCGGCGTCCGACCAGGAAGTCGTGCAGCAGGCGGGGGTTGCCGCCGGTCGCCGCGTGCAGGGCGTCGGCGGTGGCCTGCCGTACGTGGCCGCCGGCCAGCGCGGCCAGCAGGACGGCCACCTCCTCGACGGTGAGCGGCGGCACGTCGATCGTGTACGCTCCCGGCTCGAACCGCAGGCAGTCCACCGGATCGGGGCGCCCCGCCGCGGGCCCGGACAGCGTCGTGACCAGCACCCTGGCCCGCGGGCTCCCACCTGCGGCCACGCGCAGCGCCATCAGGCTCTCGTCCCCGCTCACCTGCGCGTCGTCCATGACGAGCAGCAGCGGGCGATCCCCGGCGGCCACCCCGACGCGGGCGGCGACGTCACCCGGGCTGTCCGCGGCACTCAGCCGGACGACCTCGTAACGCGCCGCCTCGGGCGATTCGAGCACACGCTCCACCAGCCGGCTCCGGCCTGAGCCCGGCTCACCTGTGACGACAATAGGGCCTGCGCCGGCTGCCCCGAGGGCTGACCGAATCGCGGCGAGCTGCTCGCTCCGGCCGGTGAAATGCCACTTCATCTGGTTAATCCCCCCAATTGAATCGACAAATTCATGTTTTGGGAACAAAGCCGTAACGTCAATGCCGAAATGACGCAATCCGGTTAGAGGTGACAAATATTCCGTGAGGCTTCTAGACTCAGCCTTGCGATCCGGATCTGCTGACGCGGTGGGGGCATTCACGGGGGGTTCTGTGTCAGGCGACGGCTGGAGCCGGCAGGAGCTCGCGCGATTCCTGCGCAGCAGGCGCGCACGGGTCACGCCGGGGCAGGTGGGCTTCCCCGAAGGCGGGGGACGCAGGACGAAGGGGCTGCGGCGCGAGGAGGTGGCGGTGCTCGCCGGCCTCAGCCCGACCTGGTACACGTACCTCGAGCAGGGGCGTGACATCAAGCCCTCCATCCAGGTGCTCGACAGCCTGGCCCGGGTGCTCGTCCTCAGCGAGGACGAGCGCCGCTACATGCACACGCTGGTGCACGGCCAGGTCACCAACCCGCAGCCGCTCGAGGGACAGACCTGGTCGGGCGACGTGATGGGCCCACTGGTCAGCCTGATGGGCGCCAGCGACTATCCGGTCTACGCCACCGACATCAACTGCGACCTGACCGCCTGGAACGACGCGGCCGCCGAGTGGTACGACGACTGGGGCAGCTACGCGCCCGAGCACCGCAACATGCTGCGCTGGCTGCTGGTCTCGCCCAAGGCCAAGGAGCGGCTGCCCGACTGGGAGCGCGTCACCTGCGAC
This genomic interval from Nonomuraea helvata contains the following:
- a CDS encoding ATP-binding protein, which translates into the protein MLACRLRIDVQHASLPGVVADFIEVLADEAGLTSRQAYWLRLATDEITTNIAQHGYRGGAGVVELSGEIGNDRLRVSIEDDAPPFDPAGYDPAPRLALPPAQRDIGGYGLLLAMGKVDEFHYEYVGGRNRNTLIMRLLGGENADGPGGCRTG
- a CDS encoding PP2C family protein-serine/threonine phosphatase, whose amino-acid sequence is MSQAVLELDGALREEGFDVQLAVPDDLVLRHPHPDLLLISAALGLQRMALVSQRFLVDGRMPTIVAFPDDDIAALEECVRGGFDYVTRPFLPGLLRSRANSCWERWQLSTTVEEMAALASLREYERELRIARDIQAGFLPESLPMLDGWEIAASFRPARQVAGDFYDVFTLVNGRRLALVVADVCDKGVGAALFMALIRTLLRHTAEHTGFVQDVSDDAAVALDGSPGESALPLLSLGAGPLIQAVVGTNRYMARNHIKQAYFATMFFGVLDPYSGDLVYINGGHNPPIVVHADGRQTMLPPTGPAVGILADSSYTLGHVQLGPGDALFAYTDGVVEARNAAHGLFGTPRLQDVLAGAGAHAPGLLSAVDSSVRTFVGAAEQSDDITTLALSRNPS
- a CDS encoding helix-turn-helix transcriptional regulator translates to MSGDGWSRQELARFLRSRRARVTPGQVGFPEGGGRRTKGLRREEVAVLAGLSPTWYTYLEQGRDIKPSIQVLDSLARVLVLSEDERRYMHTLVHGQVTNPQPLEGQTWSGDVMGPLVSLMGASDYPVYATDINCDLTAWNDAAAEWYDDWGSYAPEHRNMLRWLLVSPKAKERLPDWERVTCDVIARWRSELARWPHDDRLTAKIAEFSQLSPLFAALWRRHEVQEHRSLTRRFRHPRLGLQTLRMALMITPDEPLVGLVIHFPMHASE